In Neorhizobium galegae, the following proteins share a genomic window:
- the rutR gene encoding HTH-type transcriptional regulator RutR, which yields MAIPRAAKTQRRTRIQEEKEERILEAALDVFSQNGFRGATIDQIAEAAGMSKPNLLYYFRTKEAIHRQLIDRVLSTWLEPLRAFDAEGNPESEIRSYIRRKLEMARDFPRESRLFANEVLQGAPHIEDELKGPLKALVDEKAEVIRAWARSGKIAKCDPYHLIFSIWSTTQHYADFDVQVRAVLGQNYAGEGRFEDAARFLEQLFIDGLRARNA from the coding sequence ATGGCCATCCCGAGGGCGGCGAAGACGCAGAGACGCACGCGCATCCAGGAGGAGAAGGAGGAGCGCATCCTCGAAGCGGCGCTCGACGTGTTTTCCCAGAACGGTTTTCGCGGCGCCACGATCGACCAGATCGCCGAGGCGGCCGGCATGTCGAAACCCAATCTCCTCTATTATTTCCGCACCAAGGAGGCGATCCACCGCCAGCTGATCGACCGGGTCCTGTCCACCTGGCTGGAGCCGCTGCGCGCCTTCGATGCGGAGGGCAATCCGGAATCGGAGATCCGCTCCTATATCCGCCGCAAGCTCGAAATGGCCCGCGATTTCCCGCGCGAAAGCCGGCTTTTCGCCAATGAAGTGCTGCAGGGCGCGCCGCATATCGAGGACGAGCTGAAAGGCCCGTTGAAGGCGCTTGTCGACGAAAAGGCGGAGGTGATCCGCGCCTGGGCGCGGTCCGGCAAGATCGCCAAATGCGATCCCTACCACCTGATCTTCTCGATCTGGTCGACCACCCAGCACTATGCCGACTTCGACGTGCAGGTGCGCGCCGTGCTCGGCCAAAACTATGCGGGCGAGGGGCGTTTCGAGGATGCGGCTCGGTTCCTGGAACAGCTCTTCATAGATGGGCTGCGGGCGCGCAACGCCTGA
- a CDS encoding Zn-dependent hydrolase: MVAAPGENLRINGDRLWDMLMDMAKIGPGIAGGNNRQTLTDADGEGRHLFKRWCEAEGLSVGVDRMGTMFATRAGTDPDALPVYVGSHLDTQPTGGKYDGVLGVLGALEVVRTMNDLGIKTKHPIVVTNWANEEGARFAPAMLASGVFAGVHSIDYAYGRKDPDGKTYGDELKRIGWLGDEEVGARKMHAYFEYHIEQGPILEAENKQIGVVTHCQGLWWLEFTLTGREAHTGSTPMNLRVNAGLAFGRILEMVQAVAMSEQPGAVGGVGQVFFSPNSRNVLPGKVVFTVDIRTPSQEKLDRMRATIEKQAAEICEPLGVGCSVEAVGHFDPVTFDPVLVGRVREAAEKLGYSHMNIISGAGHDACWAAKVAPSTMIMCPCVGGLSHNEAEEISKEWAAAGADVLFHAVLETAEIVE; this comes from the coding sequence ATGGTGGCAGCACCCGGCGAGAACTTGCGCATCAACGGCGATCGTCTGTGGGACATGCTCATGGACATGGCGAAGATCGGCCCCGGCATTGCCGGCGGCAACAATCGCCAGACGCTGACCGATGCGGACGGTGAAGGCCGCCACCTCTTCAAGAGGTGGTGCGAGGCCGAAGGTTTGAGCGTCGGCGTCGACAGGATGGGCACGATGTTTGCGACCCGCGCCGGCACCGATCCGGATGCGCTGCCGGTCTATGTCGGCAGCCACCTCGACACCCAGCCGACCGGCGGCAAATATGACGGCGTTCTCGGCGTGCTCGGCGCGCTGGAAGTGGTGCGCACCATGAACGACCTCGGCATCAAGACCAAGCACCCGATCGTGGTCACCAACTGGGCGAACGAGGAAGGCGCGCGGTTTGCGCCGGCCATGCTGGCATCCGGCGTTTTCGCCGGCGTGCATTCGATCGACTACGCCTACGGCCGCAAGGATCCGGACGGCAAGACCTATGGCGACGAACTGAAGCGCATCGGCTGGCTCGGCGACGAGGAGGTCGGCGCCAGAAAGATGCATGCCTATTTCGAATATCATATCGAACAGGGGCCAATCCTCGAAGCCGAGAACAAGCAGATCGGCGTCGTCACCCACTGTCAGGGCCTCTGGTGGCTGGAATTCACGCTGACCGGCCGCGAGGCGCATACCGGCTCGACGCCGATGAACCTGCGCGTCAATGCCGGCCTTGCCTTCGGCCGCATCCTCGAAATGGTGCAGGCGGTGGCGATGTCCGAACAGCCGGGCGCCGTCGGCGGGGTGGGCCAGGTGTTCTTCTCGCCGAATTCCCGCAACGTACTACCGGGCAAGGTGGTCTTCACCGTCGACATCCGCACGCCATCCCAGGAAAAGCTCGACCGCATGCGGGCGACGATCGAGAAACAGGCGGCCGAGATCTGCGAACCGCTCGGCGTCGGCTGTTCTGTCGAGGCGGTCGGCCATTTCGACCCGGTGACCTTCGATCCGGTGCTGGTCGGCCGTGTTCGCGAAGCGGCCGAAAAGCTCGGCTACAGCCATATGAACATCATCTCCGGCGCCGGCCACGACGCCTGCTGGGCCGCCAAGGTGGCGCCCTCGACGATGATCATGTGCCCCTGCGTCGGCGGGCTCAGCCACAACGAGGCCGAGGAGATTTCCAAGGAATGGGCGGCGGCGGGAGCGGACGTGCTGTTCCATGCCGTGCTGGAGACGGCGGAGATTGTGGAGTAG
- a CDS encoding antitoxin MazE-like protein, whose translation MGRPREISPEERAELIRQGYRPIEIWVQDTTSEAYRREAERQARAAVEADRQAGILELVDEDAHRDWDKE comes from the coding sequence ATGGGACGACCGAGGGAAATATCACCCGAAGAACGGGCCGAACTGATCCGCCAGGGATATCGGCCGATCGAGATTTGGGTGCAAGACACGACGAGTGAAGCCTACCGCAGGGAGGCGGAAAGGCAGGCACGCGCCGCGGTGGAGGCAGATCGGCAGGCTGGCATCCTCGAACTGGTTGACGAGGACGCTCACCGAGACTGGGACAAAGAGTGA
- a CDS encoding type II toxin-antitoxin system PemK/MazF family toxin: protein MTFKRGNMVTAAFQGDLGKPRPAVILHADEYIDAHETLILCPLTTYLADSPNFRPTIAPSAENGLQAVSQIMVDKVTHLRKTAISQVIGRLGDQDMWRLEAALINITGLRQAILPLPMNERTGEQQ, encoded by the coding sequence GTGACTTTCAAGCGCGGCAACATGGTGACGGCGGCGTTCCAAGGTGACCTAGGAAAGCCTCGACCTGCGGTCATTCTCCATGCCGACGAATATATCGATGCACATGAGACGCTGATTCTCTGTCCGCTGACGACCTATCTTGCCGATTCACCGAACTTTCGACCTACAATTGCTCCTTCTGCCGAAAATGGCCTGCAGGCCGTCTCACAGATCATGGTCGATAAGGTGACGCACCTGCGCAAGACCGCGATCTCTCAGGTGATCGGTCGGCTGGGCGATCAGGATATGTGGAGGCTCGAAGCGGCCTTGATAAACATCACAGGCTTGAGGCAGGCAATCCTGCCCCTTCCGATGAACGAACGAACAGGGGAACAACAATGA
- the hydA gene encoding dihydropyrimidinase has protein sequence MTTVIKGGTIVTADLTYKADVKIDGGKIIEIGPNLVGDTTLDAAGCYVMPGGIDPHVHLEMPFMGTYSADDFESGTRAALAGGTTMVVDFCLPEPGQSLLDALKRWDNKATRANCDYSFHMSVTWWGEQVFNEMKAVVAHHGINTFKHFMAYKGALMVNDDEMFASFSRCAELGALPLVHAENGDVVAAMQTKLMDEGNNGPEAHAYSRPPSVEGEATNRAIIIADMAGVPLYVVHTSCEQAHEAIRRARQNGMRVYGEPLIQHLTLDESEYFNKDWDHSARRVMSPPFRSKQHQDSLWAGLASGSLQVVATDHCAFTTDQKRTGLGDFRKIPNGTGGLEDRLPMLWTYGVATGRITMNEFVAVTSTNIAKILNVYPRKGAILVGADADIVVWDPKRSKTITAKSQQSAIDYNVFEGKEVSGLPRYTLTRGVVAIEDGAIKTQEGHGQFVKREPYPAVNKALSTWKELTSPRKVERSGIPVSGV, from the coding sequence ATGACCACAGTCATCAAGGGTGGAACTATCGTCACGGCCGACCTGACCTACAAGGCGGACGTGAAGATCGACGGCGGCAAAATCATCGAGATCGGCCCGAACCTTGTGGGCGATACCACGCTGGATGCGGCGGGCTGTTACGTCATGCCGGGCGGCATCGATCCGCATGTGCATCTGGAAATGCCGTTCATGGGCACCTATTCCGCCGACGATTTCGAGAGCGGCACGCGGGCAGCCCTTGCCGGCGGCACGACCATGGTCGTCGATTTCTGCCTGCCCGAGCCCGGTCAGTCGCTGCTCGATGCGCTGAAGCGCTGGGACAACAAGGCGACCCGCGCCAATTGCGACTATTCCTTCCACATGTCGGTCACCTGGTGGGGCGAACAGGTCTTCAACGAGATGAAGGCGGTCGTTGCTCATCACGGCATCAACACCTTCAAGCATTTCATGGCCTATAAGGGCGCGCTGATGGTGAACGATGACGAGATGTTCGCCTCCTTCTCCCGCTGCGCTGAGCTCGGCGCCCTGCCGCTGGTGCATGCGGAAAACGGCGACGTCGTCGCCGCCATGCAGACCAAGCTGATGGACGAGGGCAATAACGGCCCCGAGGCGCATGCCTATTCTAGGCCACCCTCCGTCGAGGGCGAGGCGACCAACCGCGCCATCATCATCGCCGACATGGCAGGCGTCCCCCTCTATGTCGTCCACACCTCCTGCGAACAGGCCCATGAAGCGATCCGCCGCGCCCGTCAGAACGGCATGCGCGTTTATGGCGAGCCGCTGATCCAGCACTTGACGCTCGACGAGAGCGAATATTTCAACAAGGACTGGGATCATTCGGCCCGCCGCGTGATGTCGCCCCCCTTCCGCAGCAAGCAGCATCAGGACAGCCTCTGGGCAGGCCTTGCCTCCGGCTCGCTGCAGGTGGTGGCGACCGACCACTGCGCCTTCACGACCGACCAGAAGCGCACCGGCCTCGGCGATTTCCGCAAGATCCCGAACGGCACCGGCGGCCTTGAAGACCGCCTGCCGATGCTCTGGACCTATGGCGTTGCAACCGGCCGCATCACCATGAACGAGTTCGTGGCAGTGACCTCGACCAATATCGCCAAGATCCTCAACGTCTATCCGAGGAAGGGCGCCATCCTGGTCGGTGCCGACGCGGATATCGTCGTCTGGGACCCGAAGCGTTCGAAGACCATCACCGCCAAGAGCCAGCAGTCGGCGATCGACTACAACGTCTTCGAGGGCAAGGAAGTCAGCGGCCTGCCGCGCTACACATTGACCCGCGGCGTGGTGGCGATCGAGGATGGGGCGATCAAGACGCAGGAAGGCCACGGCCAGTTCGTCAAGCGCGAGCCTTATCCTGCGGTCAACAAGGCGCTGTCGACCTGGAAGGAACTGACCTCGCCGCGCAAGGTGGAGCGGTCAGGCATTCCGGTCAGCGGGGTTTGA
- a CDS encoding cupin domain-containing protein: MDSASKPTCRVVKPGAAYDGKQGLSYFEGIAAETVGSRGICMHLLTIPPGARAKAHLHETHETAIYVLSGSAVTWYGDRLEECAELSAGEMMYIPAGVPHLPANISDAPCSAVIARTDPNEQESVVLLPELDGLVKG; this comes from the coding sequence ATGGACAGTGCATCAAAACCCACCTGCCGTGTCGTCAAGCCCGGCGCTGCCTACGACGGCAAGCAGGGCCTGAGCTATTTCGAGGGGATCGCGGCGGAAACCGTCGGCTCCAGGGGCATTTGCATGCATCTCCTCACCATCCCGCCGGGCGCGCGGGCTAAGGCCCATCTGCACGAAACCCACGAGACGGCCATCTACGTGCTCTCCGGCTCCGCCGTCACCTGGTATGGCGACCGGCTTGAGGAATGTGCCGAACTCTCGGCCGGCGAGATGATGTACATCCCCGCCGGCGTGCCGCACCTGCCGGCCAACATTTCCGACGCGCCCTGTTCGGCGGTAATCGCCCGCACCGACCCGAACGAACAGGAAAGCGTCGTGCTGCTGCCGGAGCTGGACGGGCTGGTGAAGGGGTAA
- a CDS encoding ABC transporter ATP-binding protein, producing the protein MNNAPSSVVSAKKLGLTFETSDGPVHALSNVDLTVNKGDFVSFIGPSGCGKTTFLRVIADLEKATAGEITVNGMTPEEARKSRSYGYVFQAPALYPWRTIEKNIALPLEIMGYSAADRKARIERTLDLVNLSGFGKKYPWQLSGGMQQRASIARALAFDADLLLMDEPFGALDEIVRDHLNEQLLKLWARTQKTICFVTHSIPEAVYLSTRIVVMSPRPGRVTDVIESTLPKERPLEIRETPEFLEIAHRVREGLRAGHSYEE; encoded by the coding sequence ATGAACAATGCTCCATCCTCCGTCGTCTCGGCCAAAAAACTCGGCCTCACCTTCGAGACCAGTGACGGCCCGGTTCACGCGCTGTCGAATGTCGATCTCACGGTGAACAAGGGCGATTTCGTCTCCTTCATCGGCCCGTCCGGCTGCGGCAAGACCACGTTCCTGCGTGTCATCGCCGATCTCGAAAAGGCGACGGCCGGCGAGATCACCGTCAACGGCATGACGCCGGAAGAGGCACGCAAGTCGCGCTCCTACGGTTACGTCTTCCAGGCGCCGGCGCTCTATCCCTGGCGGACGATCGAGAAGAACATCGCCCTGCCGCTCGAAATCATGGGCTATTCGGCAGCCGACCGCAAAGCCCGCATCGAGCGCACCCTCGACCTCGTCAACCTCTCCGGCTTCGGCAAGAAATACCCCTGGCAGCTCTCCGGCGGCATGCAGCAGCGCGCCTCGATCGCCCGCGCACTCGCCTTCGACGCCGACCTGCTGTTGATGGACGAACCCTTCGGCGCGCTGGACGAGATCGTCCGCGATCACCTGAACGAACAACTCCTGAAACTATGGGCGCGGACGCAGAAGACCATCTGTTTCGTCACCCACTCCATTCCGGAGGCGGTCTACCTCTCGACCCGCATCGTCGTCATGTCGCCGCGGCCCGGCCGGGTGACGGATGTCATCGAATCGACCTTGCCCAAGGAACGCCCGCTCGAAATCCGCGAGACGCCGGAGTTCCTGGAGATTGCCCATCGGGTGCGCGAGGGACTGAGGGCGGGGCATAGTTATGAGGAATAA
- a CDS encoding ABC transporter permease, which produces MKPDSLKNRIIPVLTILIAIVAIWYVAAYFMNAPFQRDLDRRADVTSTTMEFIGKTMVQPKPILPAPHQVVSNVFENTFLRSVTSNRSLVYHAWVTLSSTVLGFTMGTLTGILIAVGIVHLKALDRSLMPWIIASQTVPILAVAPMVIVVLGAVNITGLLPKALISTYLSFFPVAVGMVKGLRSPEIIQLDLMRTYYASGAQTFWKLRVPASIPFLFTSMKVAIAASLVGAIVGELPTGAVAGIGSKLLAAAYYSQTIDIWAALIAGSVLAALLVTIVGIIAKIVDRSMGGRPA; this is translated from the coding sequence ATGAAACCCGACTCCCTCAAGAACCGCATCATCCCCGTCCTCACCATCCTCATCGCCATCGTCGCCATCTGGTACGTCGCCGCCTATTTCATGAACGCGCCGTTCCAGCGCGATCTCGACCGTCGGGCTGATGTCACCTCCACCACCATGGAATTCATCGGCAAGACCATGGTGCAGCCGAAGCCGATTTTGCCGGCGCCGCATCAGGTGGTCAGCAACGTCTTCGAGAACACCTTTCTGCGTAGCGTCACGTCCAACCGCAGCCTCGTCTACCATGCCTGGGTGACGCTCTCCTCGACCGTCCTCGGCTTCACCATGGGCACGCTGACCGGCATCCTGATCGCGGTCGGCATCGTGCATCTGAAGGCGCTCGACCGCAGCCTGATGCCGTGGATCATCGCCTCGCAGACCGTGCCGATCCTGGCGGTGGCGCCGATGGTGATCGTCGTGCTCGGCGCGGTCAACATCACCGGCCTCCTCCCGAAGGCACTGATCTCCACCTATCTCTCCTTCTTCCCCGTCGCGGTCGGCATGGTGAAGGGGCTGCGCTCGCCTGAGATCATCCAGCTCGACCTGATGCGCACCTATTATGCGAGCGGCGCCCAGACATTCTGGAAACTCCGGGTACCGGCCTCGATACCGTTCCTGTTCACTTCGATGAAGGTGGCGATTGCCGCGAGCCTGGTCGGCGCGATCGTCGGCGAGCTGCCGACCGGGGCCGTCGCCGGCATCGGCTCGAAACTGCTGGCCGCGGCCTATTACAGCCAGACGATCGATATCTGGGCGGCACTGATCGCCGGCTCGGTGCTTGCGGCACTTCTGGTCACCATCGTCGGCATCATCGCGAAAATCGTCGATCGCTCCATGGGCGGGAGGCCGGCATGA
- a CDS encoding ABC transporter permease, with protein MTLVLRSWQGAVALILCLLALASLPLMAADAPAPFGAGTVTVIVLLVAGAALVSFTKLSQPLLATIPFVAAHLAVWLLLAGMTGNEGKATLAFFLLVAACWLLAWRCVSVLSGIRPKSQAGDTFLRLLIPAIFGAWILILWEAATRGAGIPFIILPPPSSIGARLASSVPILWADVQQTIFKAVLFGYVVGCASGFVVAILADRVAFLRRGLLPIGNMVSALPIIGVAPIMVMWFGFDWQSKAAVVIIMTFFPMLVNTVAGLAASGAMERDLMRSYASDYWQTLMKLRLPAAMPFVFNALKINSTLALIGAIVAEFFGTPIVGMGFRISTEIGRMNVDMVWAEIAVAALIGSVFYGVVALGERATTFWHPSNRGG; from the coding sequence ATGACCCTGGTTCTTCGCTCCTGGCAGGGCGCCGTTGCCCTGATCCTTTGCCTCCTCGCCCTCGCCTCCCTGCCGCTGATGGCAGCGGATGCCCCCGCGCCCTTCGGCGCGGGCACCGTCACCGTGATCGTCCTGCTCGTCGCCGGTGCGGCGCTGGTGTCGTTCACGAAGCTCTCCCAGCCCCTCCTCGCCACGATCCCGTTCGTCGCGGCCCATCTTGCCGTCTGGCTGCTGCTCGCCGGCATGACCGGCAACGAGGGCAAGGCGACACTTGCCTTCTTCCTGCTGGTCGCGGCCTGCTGGCTGCTCGCCTGGCGCTGCGTCTCGGTACTCTCCGGCATCCGCCCAAAATCCCAGGCGGGCGATACGTTCCTCCGCCTCCTGATTCCCGCCATCTTCGGCGCCTGGATCCTGATCCTCTGGGAAGCGGCGACGCGCGGTGCCGGCATTCCCTTCATCATCCTGCCGCCGCCGTCCTCGATCGGCGCAAGGCTCGCCTCTTCGGTGCCGATCCTCTGGGCCGACGTGCAGCAGACGATCTTCAAGGCGGTGCTCTTCGGTTACGTGGTCGGCTGCGCTTCCGGATTTGTCGTCGCGATCCTTGCCGACCGCGTCGCGTTCCTGCGCCGCGGGCTGCTGCCGATCGGCAACATGGTCTCGGCACTGCCGATCATCGGCGTCGCACCGATCATGGTCATGTGGTTCGGTTTCGACTGGCAGTCGAAGGCTGCGGTCGTCATCATCATGACCTTCTTCCCGATGCTGGTGAACACGGTGGCGGGGCTCGCAGCCTCGGGCGCCATGGAACGCGACCTGATGCGCTCCTACGCCTCCGATTACTGGCAGACCCTGATGAAACTGCGCCTGCCGGCCGCCATGCCCTTCGTCTTCAATGCGCTGAAGATCAACTCGACACTGGCGCTGATCGGCGCGATCGTCGCGGAATTCTTCGGCACGCCGATCGTCGGCATGGGGTTCCGGATCTCGACCGAGATCGGCCGCATGAATGTCGACATGGTCTGGGCCGAAATCGCTGTTGCAGCGCTCATCGGATCGGTTTTTTATGGTGTCGTGGCGCTTGGCGAAAGAGCGACGACGTTCTGGCATCCGTCTAACCGCGGTGGTTAA